The Calliopsis andreniformis isolate RMS-2024a chromosome 10, iyCalAndr_principal, whole genome shotgun sequence nucleotide sequence AGCGTACAGTCTTCATGGAACGACGGATGTGCAAACTGCGGCGATACATATCATCTTTGGCGATAGTACTGGCCTCGATATTTCCTCTGTGCACAGCGACCAGAGACTGCTCAGGCTATACGCCAGCGCTTTGAGCTATGGGTACTTGGGGGATGTGATAAGGGACAGTGAGAAGTTCAGGTGGATGGGACCCCAGAGATACGAGTACTCTGGTGAGCAGATTGTCAAGGAGCATTATTTAATTTGGATTCTCAGATTTTGAGAGAGATGAAACTTGACAAATATGTAGAGTATAAAAAATAGCGGATAGTTGAGTATTTCTTTTTATAGCTGTTTTGTATTTAGAGGGTGAAAACAGATCTTGAAGTAGAGAGTGGTGTACAGCCTCCAAATTCAAGGATGAAAAACCTATTATAAAATTTTCTGGAGGAACAGAATGTTAGTAAATGtagattctgtttatttttctaCAAAGAACATGTAGTGccaagtttcattgaaatctgaggactTTAATTGAGTCATATTCCTTATGAGTACGTTGTTTTTCATTTACTAAAGTGCCTACTCATTCAGCGTGCATAATAAGTGTCATAATGGTTCCATCGCAGGATTCAAGAAAATCATCGCGAATAAAGGTTACGAAGGTGAAATCACGCTTCTTTCCGACCCCTGTCATCCTGCGACGAGCACAAGATGCATAAAAAATTGCTCGAGGTGCTTGCAACACATGCACAACAGTATCCCTGATAAAGAAATCTCCAGTGAGTCTCAGATCTTGCTTCTTGTAAACTAGTTTCTCTAGTTTCTTGAAGTTTTCTTAAAATCCTCTCTGATTcttaggatgggtgaccgtgagGGGGAAATTTTTCATGGTGAGCGGTGCTAATCTTGCCTGTGCTTGTGCTAGGAGTCCCATGGGCTTCAGTCCCCATTGTCATGTGGGGGATGGCTGCGTTGACATTATTCTAGTTCGACATACCTCGCTTCTGAACAATATTAGGATATTGCTGAGGCTATCTAGCAAAGAAAAGAACGTGGTATGTATAAATATGTTATTTTAGAATCTTTCTATAttcagaaataaataaatattaaaataaatagtagGTACCTACACTCTTAAGTGCACACTTATGTTTGCTTATCTTTATAGATAATATGGTCAGTAATTTAACTTATTACCTGAAACCAGGAAACCTAGTGTTACCATTACAGGTTTATAAATAAAGATAGTTTctcctaattttgtattttttcagaATTTATTGGTCCAATTGTATCTACTATAAATTAAATTTCTACTGAATTTCTACTGAAAGAGTTGACTCTCCAATTGCTTATCAACATAGaagaatacaaaattaatattttctttttcttgttaAGTATGATCTACCATTCGTCGAGGTGTACAGAGCAAGAGAGTTCACATTCCGAGCCCTATCGACCTTGCACATGCAGTCAGAGAACGAAATCAACATCAGCAGTCGCAACAACTCTAATTTGAGCGTGTGGAACTGCGATGGTGAAGTGATTGATAACTCCAACGTAAAAATCAGGTACAGTCTCCTCGTGTTACATAATTTCGTTCCAAAGAAACATTTTGGTGGGTCACAGAGTTCACCTAACGGTGCCTCTTTCAGGGTACACTGCCAACTAGTGAATGTATTCACAAGGCGAGCTCAAGAACCAGTCCACGAGCAGACTTGCTTCTGTTAATGGCGAAATAGCCGATGGTTCTGACTTCTAACGTCGCATCCAGCCATTTCAAGACAAAGAACACACACGTCAAGCGTTTCCATAGCAACATGATGGCATTGATAATCGCAGAGTTCCTCCGACTTGCCCCAATACATTCGTTATCATATCACTGCGAACACAAACTGTTCGGGCGATGATATTTTGGGATTTCCAAATCGTGTATCTTTTCAAGGTTCATTTGCAATGTTGTATACTGCAAAATCAGTGGAGAGCTACACTGTCTAACTATAGGGAAATGCAGTAGCTACAGAAAAATGAGAAATTGAGTTTCTTGCATCTCTGGATAACTTTAAATATTCTATGCCTTTTTTAGCAAAAACAAAATAACAGTagaatatttttagtagatactgTTTTTCTCCATGGTTCAGTAGCACAGAAAAAAGCTCCTttatttgagaattgaaagaCTTTAGCGAGTTCCCAACACGAATCCCAAAGTACCGCTGTCTTTCGAAGTCACAAGTGTCTGACCATCAACTACATATTTCACTGAAACAGATTTCAGGACTTCCGTCAAACTGAATATTTTGCATGAAGCAATTGAAGCTGCGCCTGGTGATTCTGTATCGTCTTTAGTAACGATATTTCGAAAAGATCTCAGGATGCAGGCACTTTTTTCGCGTTTGCACGACACTCGGCGAATATTATTCTCTTTTTTCGACTTGCACCCTCGAATCGTCAAACATTCCATCGCGAATGGTTCAAACTCGCGGCTCAGTTTATAGAACGTACTTATGTAATTTTGTATAAAGTCGACCCGCTTTTTTCGCGGTCCTATTTCCAGTGTTTGCTGCATTGATTACGCAATTTCGTACTTAATAAGTGAAACGCACGATTGCTGTAGATTCGGTGCACAGATAGACTTTTTCTTGTACGATACTTTAGAGTATATCACTGTTAGAGGATACTTAAGTTCCATTCGATAAAGTGTACAGAGCGATTGAATATCGTCCTTCAGGAAATTCGATTTTATTCCTCATGCTTTTTATGAGATCATTTGAGGAGATGATTGGCAAAGGAAAAGCATGACTTGAATAATACTTtattctgtacctgagagccaacCTGACCtatgttctttttattatttctaaaGACAACAGAGAAAGAAATGTGATCAAccatttcttaacatagtatttgaagtagtttacTTAAATATTCTAGTAAAATTGAGAGAAAAAGTAGGATGGgtacataaaatagaattttgaaaataggAGACTTGGGTGAGCCTGGCTCTTAGCTTCAGAATTTGTGATCAAAGAGAACAATGTTGTAAGAATTACACAGCATTGCTGGAAATTGTCTCTGGGACATCGAAGATATCGAAGTGTTTCGTTATCGATAGACGCTAGAGTAGCGATATTTTCTTCACGATGCCTAAGGCGAGCCAATTGTGCATGAAAAGAAACAAGTATTTTCACGAAATGAACTCGAATTTAAGCATGCAAGGAAGAGTATGACCATTAGAGCTTAACTTAAGATTAAACAGAGTATTTTAAGGGCGAAGGGTGAATCGAGTGACATTTGATATACTAAAAGTATTTCGAAACGTTTACTTATGTTTCTTAGAAGTTATAGTCTGCGAGAAACAATGATTTCGGACACTGTGCGTTTGGATCCTGTCTGAAATCGAACACTCTGCAATTGTTTTGGTCTTTCTAAGAGAGCAGCTTTGTCAGAGACAGAAGACGCGAATGGTGCATAAGAAATGTTCAGGTTTTTATGTCTAGTCTGTTGCGTTCGCGTCAAGAGAAGCTTCGAACTATTTCCGTCCTTGGTTTCAGTTCCCTCAAAGCTCCGTGTATATTAGAGAGAACGAATATCTTTttcgtttatttatttggtacgtCAACCTGTTCTATAGTTGACATAATAAGGAAGAAAAATGATAGCTTGTCGAAATTATATATATGGATATGTATTTCCTGAATTTCGTCCAACAGCATTTCTTGTGGTTTTTTTGTAACTGGGCGATGAGTAGTGTgacaatatattttttacttgtTTAATCGTTTGAGGTCCGACATACTTTACTTCCAATTAACAACTCAAATTATGTAGATAACAGgtatttattaagattattttttaatatatgtacatgtaaGTTTATACTTGAAGATAAGTTCCTGCTTAAAATCATTTTAATAGTACAAGAATTTGAGCTAAGAACATTTTACTTTCTCTCGATTTCTGAGCAAAGTATTTGGAGTACCAGGTAGTCAGTTACAGAATCATGTCTTTTTAATCAGAGTAATTACGAAGCGGTACTGTTAATATAATAATGAGATTCTTTGCTATTAGTTCTATATCTCAGTGATGGAAGTATTTGTAAAAATACGAGAGAGAAAAATGAAGGACCACGACGGGTTAATGGACCGACAGGCTCGACAAAATTAGCGTTTAGATGGAGATTATTTTGTAGAGCGCATGTGTCCAAATTGTACAGATTATACAATTGTATGAACaagtatgtacatatacatatatctatattttaattacaatGTATTTATAGAGATGAAAAGAATGGAGGGAATGTTACTTCCAATGGAGTAGTAACGTGATAATTGTACTTCGAATTATTTTCGCAACGGTGCACCGAATGTCAACGTGGCTGCGCATGAATAATAAATTGTATTTCACTTTTTCAACCAGTTCATTTTTAATACTCTTAGTTTTTAAGATACCCCTTTTAGCATTATATTCTCTTGATACTTTTCGAACTAATTCTGTGACCAAAACACTGTTTAAAACGCCAAAACATTTATTGTTGGCGCCTTTGACGAAGCGCATCGAGCAAACAGGACGcactttatattattttcttatttttattacataacaTTTTATAAGTAaaaagaattgagtaagaggttGTAAAGAGAAACGAAAAGAGCAGGAAGTGTTAAGAGATTCAGTGCAGAAAATTGGAAAGCTAGAAGAGTAGTCAAAGTTAAGAGATTCTAAATTCTACGTAGGCTATC carries:
- the Cerk gene encoding ceramide kinase is translated as MMQEITDQSSRTVLLNTFVVKKKRCRVYFHRGTLIWETEKPPYTRWTLPMTDVLAVRYGDDWIPGVNFKEKQPPTSPTSPTVCPTNFILHYAVRGTKNKWSHHSVTMSHTDPRQVASWVKTIRNYLMGLSHRPRKILLFVNPFGGKKKGLKIWEKDVQPLMTIAGIETKMLITERMGHARDMLLTADLSDFHAIVCIGGDGTLAEVINGLVLRASKDQQIDPNDPDVVLPTPSLPIGVIPSGSTDTVAYSLHGTTDVQTAAIHIIFGDSTGLDISSVHSDQRLLRLYASALSYGYLGDVIRDSEKFRWMGPQRYEYSGFKKIIANKGYEGEITLLSDPCHPATSTRCIKNCSRCLQHMHNSIPDKEISRWVTVRGKFFMVSGANLACACARSPMGFSPHCHVGDGCVDIILVRHTSLLNNIRILLRLSSKEKNVYDLPFVEVYRAREFTFRALSTLHMQSENEINISSRNNSNLSVWNCDGEVIDNSNVKIRVHCQLVNVFTRRAQEPVHEQTCFC